One window of Streptococcus suis genomic DNA carries:
- a CDS encoding GNAT family N-acetyltransferase, translating to MSNLELLPLTEQALRTIWKIGFSDEKPYWKEFAAPYFDDYQAYKDFTNFQESPRYPWFQTEEVRGILVDGEPIGMVSYYWENQATRWLEVGIEIYNENQWGKGFATLALQKWIRQIFTSMPELEHIGLTTWSGNPGMMRVAEKIGMRKEGQIRKVRYWQGYYYDSVKYGILREEWHNS from the coding sequence GTGTCCAACCTAGAACTCCTCCCTCTTACAGAGCAAGCACTCCGAACTATTTGGAAAATAGGATTCTCTGACGAAAAACCCTACTGGAAAGAGTTCGCAGCCCCCTATTTCGATGACTATCAGGCTTATAAAGACTTCACCAATTTCCAAGAATCACCGCGCTATCCTTGGTTCCAAACAGAAGAAGTTCGAGGCATCTTGGTAGATGGAGAGCCAATCGGAATGGTTAGTTATTATTGGGAAAATCAAGCCACACGCTGGCTAGAAGTTGGTATCGAAATCTATAATGAGAACCAATGGGGAAAAGGATTCGCAACCCTAGCCCTCCAGAAATGGATTCGTCAGATTTTCACAAGCATGCCAGAACTGGAACACATCGGACTGACCACCTGGTCTGGTAATCCTGGCATGATGCGGGTAGCTGAAAAGATTGGCATGCGAAAAGAAGGACAGATTCGCAAGGTTCGCTACTGGCAGGGATACTACTATGACTCTGTCAAATACGGCATTCTCAGAGAAGAATGGCACAACTCCTAG
- a CDS encoding YbaB/EbfC family nucleoid-associated protein: MMNMQNMMRQAQKLQKQMEKSQAELAATQFTGTSAQDLVTATLTGDKKLVAIDFKPEVVDADDIETLQDMTIQAVNAALEQIDEATKKKLGAFAGKLPF, from the coding sequence ATGATGAACATGCAAAACATGATGCGCCAAGCTCAGAAGCTTCAAAAGCAAATGGAGAAAAGCCAGGCTGAACTGGCTGCAACCCAGTTTACAGGCACTTCTGCACAAGACTTGGTCACCGCAACTTTGACAGGCGACAAGAAATTGGTTGCCATCGACTTCAAACCTGAAGTTGTTGACGCTGACGACATCGAAACCTTGCAGGATATGACCATTCAGGCGGTTAATGCAGCGCTGGAACAAATTGATGAGGCAACCAAGAAGAAACTCGGTGCCTTCGCAGGGAAATTGCCATTTTAG